In Uranotaenia lowii strain MFRU-FL chromosome 2, ASM2978415v1, whole genome shotgun sequence, one genomic interval encodes:
- the LOC129743028 gene encoding uncharacterized protein LOC129743028, translating to MLVSELVNKLPYEYQLEWIRFKRGKIGLPLCMFADFMNGIVSEVSELADFKGEQKTTMDEGRTRHKRKERVNTHDVKVFPATQNTTSLKSRRPCPMCNHTDHKLRFCDDFASISLFERRKSVDRLELCNLCLSDHGKMKCTFKVRCEIRSCRGAHHTLLHCNEKAVNVTVAECNPHHKRDQSVIFRMIPITLYNGGNAVETLAFLDEGASTTLVECSLADPLGVKGISEPLGILWTGNVKRNEENSVKIDLLISSVDSRRNFMLSSAHTVGELKLPLQKASYGNIVEKYRHLNGVPLTSTKMEVPRVLIGLDNLHLFAPLESKIGAPGEPIAVRSALGWTIYGPDNLNNRELHDLMAEQYAQEELPSPFGQSMESEEIRRARDILESTNVRVGNRFETGLIWRQEPVFPDSYPMASNRLRSLERRFNREPHLQHNINQQIEYYLTKGYCHKATKEELLNTNPFSVWYLPLNVVLNPKKPHKVRLVWDAAAKSQGVFLNSYLLKGPDLLASLPAVISKFPEPRVAVGGDIKEMYYQLSIRDADKQAQRFLFRFPQDDHPTVFVMDVATFGAASSPCSAQYIKNLNAQQFSTSYPAAAAAIVHRHYVDDYFDSFDTEEETIARAKEVRLIHSKGGFEITNFTSNSTEVLRSLGVDGGSRESIYLNRDKATHYERVLVPTNVAATDAAPPKKREVLSTVMSLFDPIGLLAPFTVLGKMLMQDLWRAGCEWDQQIGGECLEKWRQWVAMFSLLVEGVRIPRCHFGSTPSDQFGQIQLHIFTDAGENAFGCVAYLRICVEDNVKCSLVVARSKVPPIKQLSILRLELKAAVLGANLSLAVRNNHSLPTGQTYFWSDSQTVLSWIQSDQRRYQPFVGFRIGEILSLSKLTDWRYVPTKLNVADSLTKWGRLPNLSSEGSWLGPYLFLRSGFFCGFSLW from the exons ATGCTCGTTTCGGAACTGGTGAACAAGCTACCATACGAATATCAGCTGGAGTGGATACGTTTTAAGAGAGGTAAGATTGGCCTTCCACTCTGTATGTTCGCCGATTTTATGAATGGAATCGTGTCGGAAGTTTCTGAACTGGCCGATTTCAAGGGAGAGCAGAAAACCACAATGGATGAAGGAAGAACCCGGCATAAAAGGAAAGAGCGAGTTAATACCCACGACGTTAAAGTGTTTCCGGCTACGCAGAATACGACGTCTCTTAAATCCAGAAGACCATGCCCGATGTGCAATCACACAGATCACAAACTGAGATTCTGTGATGATTTCGCATCAATCTCGTTGTTCGAACGTCGAAAGTCGGTTGACAGGCTGGAGTTGTGCAACCTTTGCCTGAGCGACCATGGTAAAATGAAGTGCACTTTCAAGGTCCGGTGCGAGATACGAAGCTGCAGAGGAGCACACCATACGCTGTTACACTGCAATGAAAAAGCCGTCAACGTCACCGTCGCTGAGTGTAATCCACATCATAAGCGAGATCAGTCAGTAATCTTTCGAATGATACCGATTACTCTGTACAATGGGGGAAATGCAGTCGAAACGTTGGCGTTCCTGGATGAGGGAGCTTCAACAACACTCGTTGAGTGCTCGTTAGCTGATCCGTTGGGCGTCAAGGGTATTTCGGAACCCCTGGGCATCTTGTGGACAGGAAATGTCAAGCGGAACGAAGAGAATTCAGTAAAAATCGACCTGCTGATATCCTCGGTAGATTCTCGACGGAATTTCATGCTGTCATCCGCCCATACCGTGGGAGAACTGAAGCTGCCGTTGCAGAAGGCGAGTTACGGAAACATCGTAGAAAAGTATCGACACTTAAACGGAGTTCCTTTGACAAGCACCAAGATGGAGGTTCCCAGAGTTCTCATCGGTCTTGACAACCTACACTTATTCGCCCCTCTGGAGTCCAAGATTGGTGCCCCGGGAGAACCGATTGCCGTGCGCTCAGCGCTGGGTTGGACAATCTACGGTCCCGAT AATTTGAATAATCGGGAACTTCACGATCTGATGGCGGAGCAGTACGCTCAGGAGGAGTTGCCTTCACCGTTTGGGCAGTCTATGGAATCCGAGGAAATTCGCAGAGCCCGGGACATCCTAGAATCGACAAACGTTCGTGTAGGCAATCGCTTTGAAACGGGGCTCATCTGGAGACAAGAACCCGTGTTTCCAGATAGCTATCCAATGGCTTCGAATAGGCTGAGGAGCCTCGAGAGACGGTTCAACCGAGAACCACACCTGCAACATAATATCAACCAACAGATCGAATATTACCTGACCAAAGGTTACTGCCACAAGGCCACGAAAGAGGAACTGTTGAATACCAATCCCTTTTCCGTGTGGTATCTTCCGCTAAATGTAGTACTCAATCCGAAGAAACCACATAAGGTACGCTTGGTGTGGGATGCAGCGGCCAAGTCCCAAGGTGTTTTCCTCAATTCATACCTGCTCAAAGGCCCTGATCTACTGGCATCGCTTCCAGCAGTCATCAGCAAATTTCCAGAGCCTCGAGTTGCCGTGGGAGGTGACATAAAAGAAATGTACTACCAGCTCAGCATACGAGATGCAGATAAGCAGGCGCAAAGGTTTCTTTTCCGTTTTCCACAAGATGATCATCCTACTGTGTTCGTCATGGATGTGGCCACCTTCGGCGCTGCCAGTTCTCCATGCTCGGCGCAATACATCAAGAACCTCAACGCCCAGCAGTTCTCTACTAGttatccagcagcagcagcagccatagTTCACCGGCATTACGTCGACGACTACTTTGACAGCTTCGACACCGAAGAGGAAACTATCGCGCGGGCCAAAGAGGTACGTTTGATTCACTCGAAAGGTGGATTCGAAATCACCAACTTTACTTCTAATTCCACTGAAGTTCTTCGAAGCTTGGGTGTTgacggtggctccagagagtccaTCTATTTGAACCGAGATAAAGCGACACACTATGAACGGGTTCTCG TACCTACAAACGTAGCGGCCACTGATGCAGCCCCACCGAAGAAGCGTGAAGTCCTTAGCACGGTCATGTCTTTGTTTGATCCGATAGGACTGTTGGCACCCTTTACAGTGCTTGGAAAGATGCTCATGCAGGATCTGTGGCGAGCGGGTTGCGAATGGGACCAGCAAATCGGCGGCGAGTGTTTAGAAAAGTGGCGACAGTGGGTCGCAATGTTTTCTCTTCTAGTGGAGGGTGTTCGGATTCCAAGATGTCACTTTGGGTCGACACCTTCTGACCAATTTGGCCAAATTCAGCTCCACATTTTTACAGACGCTGGGGAAAATGCTTTTGGATGCGTTGCGTATCTGAGGATTTGCGTAGAGGACAACGTAAAATGTTCGTTGGTGGTGGCTCGATCGAAAGTGCCACCGATTAAACAACTTTCCATTCTACGGCTCGAATTGAAGGCAGCAGTTTTGGGGGCGAACCTGAGTCTCGCTGTCAGGAACAATCATTCCCTTCCTACAGGCCAAACTTATTTCTGGAGCGATTCTCAAACCGTTCTCTCCTGGATTCAATCTGATCAACGTCGTTATCAACCCTTCGTCGGCTTCAGGATCGGAGAAATTCTGAGTCTCTCCAAGTTGACGGACTGGCGTTACGTTCCAACCAAGCTGAATGTAGCAGATTCGCTCACCAAATGGGGTCGTCTTCCAAATCTTTCGAGCGAGGGTTCTTGGTTGGGGCCGTACCTTTTCCTTCGAAGTGGTTTTTTCTGTGGTTTCAGTTTGTGGTAG